The sequence ACTGCCATCTGGGGACTGGGATTGCTGTCGTGCGGTGCTAGGAGGTGAATGAACTGGCTCTGGGAGCGCAGGGAGAGATGATTCGGCTACAGACCAGGCAGGTTAGGAGCGACAGACGACTGTCACCAGAGCATGCAGGACCATCTAGGGAGCTTGAGCAGTGAGGAGCATCTTCAAGATACTGGGTCCTGTGTTGTCACCCTAGACTGCACAACACAGCGTTATTTTCAGATAGCTTggaaaaggcagagaggaggagcactacttcactgttggtgaagcttCCGCTctgtgtggtgctcccatgtggtgaatgGGGCTAGAACCCGAGTCCTCAAAAAATGGAAAGTGTGCTAGCTATCTGGTAAGCCGTTTTCTTGCTCTTGCCCTCCTTAAAAGAaaagagtgaccagagcactgctcttctcTGACTTTGGTGCTGGGGCTTTGTGAGTGGGGCCTCCTGGGCAGCAGGTATGCACGCCCAGTCCTCTACCGAGTGGACTCACCCCAGGCCTtgtttgtgatttcttttttctttctttctttctttctttctttctttctttctttctttctttctttctttctttctttctttttaataaataaatgttttgcttttttatttttttttatatttatttattttcccttttgttgcccttgttgtttaacattgttgtggttattgatgtcattgttggtggataggacagagagaaatggagagagatgggaaagacagagggggagagaaagacagacacctgcagacctgcttcatcacctgtgaagcgacttccctgcaggtggagagccgggggctcgaactgggatccttatgccggtcctttctttcttttcttttttatttattctcttttgttgcctttgttgctttattgttatagttattgttgttgtcattgttggataggacagagagaagtggagagaggaggggaagacagagggggagagaaagataagacacctgcttcaccacctgtgaagtgacacctctgcaggtggggatccaggggcttgaactgggatccttacttcagtccttgcgctttgcaccacctgcgcttaacccgctgcacaatcacccaactcccatttgTGATTTCTTAACTGCATGTGGATTGTTGCAGTTTGTTATAATAAGTCTCACCGTATTCTTATATTTCCCGGTACACTTTCCACACTGTAGCATATCTGAAGTGCAGTGTGTATTTTACTGAGTTAATAGTAAATGCTGTTTTGAGCTCGCAGAGTAGACACCATGAACAAGGCTCATCCTCCCGAATTGAAAAAACTTATGGACAAGAAGTTGTCATTGAAATTAAATGGCAGTAGACATGTCCAAGGAATTCTGTGGGGATTTGACCCATTTATGAACCTTGTGATAGATGAATGTGTGGAAATAGCAACTAGTGAGCAACAAAACAATATTGGAATGGTGGTAAGACATGGAAATAGCATCATTTTAGAAGCCTTGGAATGAGTATAAACACAGTGACTGTTCAACAAGAAGACTGTTCAACATGTCCCCTCTTCTACGGTATCTTTTCACTTTGATATAAAAGTTAGGTCGTGTACATTTTCTTACTGAGTTTTATTAAATAAACTTttgtaatagtaaaaaaaaaaaaaaaaaagaaaagtaaatgctATTAAactacacactatatatatagt is a genomic window of Erinaceus europaeus chromosome 15, mEriEur2.1, whole genome shotgun sequence containing:
- the LOC132533054 gene encoding small nuclear ribonucleoprotein G-like; its protein translation is MNKAHPPELKKLMDKKLSLKLNGSRHVQGILWGFDPFMNLVIDECVEIATSEQQNNIGMVVRHGNSIILEALE